CCAAGGATTCAAGTGCCTCGGATTCATTGGCAACTGCAGAGGATTCGTCATCACCCTCTGAAACCGTCTCTTCTTCCAAAAAGTCTGGTTCGTCGGTTTCTGTTTCAGTGGAGATTGTTTCAAACTCTTCACTGACGATTTCCAGAGTTTCAGGAGAGGCCACCTTCTCATTTGCTTCACTGATAGCCGAGATTTTCTCTAGGATTGCAAGAGTAGCGGATTCATTCGCTTCAATCAGTGATTTCAGTTCGCTCAAGTCCACGCTCTGCTCTTCGTCAAGCTTCCCAAGGATCTGTTGGCTGAACTGTACGAGTTTTTCGTCAAACTCATTGGAATTTTCCGTTGGAATTTCAGCTGCCGTTGGAACTTTCTGTCCTATTTCCTCAATCTTTAAATTGAGCCCCTGAGATAGATGCTCGATGACAGATGCGGTTCTTTCACTCCGATCAGCTTGTTGGGTGATCGCTTCGCAGATCTGCTGTATTTCTGCCTGAGCGGCCTCAATTCTACGAGAATTCTCGTGATTGGCCTGACTTTTATCATACTCAGCCAGTCTCATGTGGTTACGAAATTCTATATAGAATGGGAGACAGGCAAGAACGCCTCCTAAAGTTACGCAGAAGATGACCCAGAAAAAATTGACAGGGTTGAGTGGCCCTTCGCCACTGTTGGCGATAAAGATGGCTGCGATTACAAGGACAACATCGACTGCGATGAAGGGGAGTTTTGGGAGCTTGGGAGGCGTGTTGTTTTCTTCCATTAATGCTTTTAAGTTATAGGCAGTTTAATGAGCCTATGACAATATCGTGACCTATTTCAACAAGGATGCTGAACAAATATTCGTTGATCAACTAACGAATGCGCTCAACAAATCCAGCCTTGCGATAGACCTTGCTCATCGTTTTGTAAGCCCTTTTCTGAGCTGAGTCTGCACCAGCCTTGAGGACTCGGTTGAGTTCGGACTTATCCTGGGAAATTGCCTTATACTTTGCTTGAATAGGCTCGAAGAGATCAACAACCGCATCGGCCACCGCCCCTTTGAAGTCAGCATAACTTGCACCGCTAAATTCACCTTCCAGCGCTTCAATAGACTTCCCACTGACAGCTGACAAGATTTCCAGAAGGTTTGGAATCCCGGAATCCTGCTTGTCAGCAGAGATACGACGATCAGGGTCGGAGTCAGTTACTGCACTTTGAAATTTCTTTCGAATAACAGCCGGTTCATCCAGAAGATAAATGGAGCCTGCTTGATTTGGATCGCTTTTTGACATTTTGGATTGCGGATTCTGAAGCGACATCACTCTGGCACCCTGTTTGGGGATATCGATCTCCGGCACCTTGAAGGTGGGGGAATAAGTCTCGTTAAACTTGGTTGCGATGTCACGAGTGAGCTCAAGATGCTGTTTCTGATCTTCTCCAACCGGAACGCGGTCAGCATTGTAAAGCAGGATATCCGCAGCCATAAGAACGGGGTAAGTCAACAACCCGCTTCCAATAAAACCGGCACTGCCTTCATCCTGTTGCTTACGCGACTTGTCTTTAAACTGAGTCATTCGCTCGAGCCGTCCTAAAGGCGTCAAACATCCAAGAACCCAGGCCAGTTCCGTATGCCCAATGACATGGCTTTGTAAAAACAAGCTGCATTTGGCTGGATCAAGGCCACACGCAATGTATTGCGCAATACAATCAAGTGAGCTTTTTCTCAACTCCGACGGATTGTAAGGGACGGTGATTGCGTGCATGTCCACAATACCGAAAAAACACTCATAGCCTTCTTGGTAGGAAACCCAATTGCGAATAGCACCAAGGTAGTTGCCCAAATGGAGTTTTCCAGTGGACTGTGCACAAGTCAGGATTACGGGCTTCTCTTCAGACATATCTGGGCAAGACTTGGCGAGTCGCTTCTGAAGGCAAGTGGATTTTGTGTCTTAAGTGGCCACACCGTGAAGTTCTTCTATCTGCGTTAATTAACGCGCACAGTTCTGCCATCCTCCGAGCTAATGAACAGTCTGGGATCGGTCGTTTCTTCCAAGTAAAAGAGCCAGCCTTCATTAGCACTCCAGATTGTTGGATAGAGTTCCAGGCTAATCCAGATCCAGCCGAGAGATGCATCATAGGCCCAAAAGCTACCAACACCCTGTCCAGTCATGAACCACCATCCATGTTCCAGATGGTAAGCCCACGGGAACTGAGTTGCATTGTACCAACCAAGTGAGGCACTAAAGCTCCAGGGGTTGTTCGGGTCGTCAGGGCTCATGATTCCATCAAGATAGGCTTCATTTCTGATTCCGATGGCATCCAGATCAAATCCAGCTGATCCACTGGTTGGGTAGGGATCATAGATCGGACGGCCATCGCTATCCAACTGAGACCCATCTCCAATCACATCAACGATTCTTACGTATCGAATATTTGCCAGGTCGAGCCCATTGGAGGACCATCCTTCGAGCGACTGGAGATCTGCCAAATCAAATGGAGTCCCATATCCGGCAATGTATTTGCCTGCCAGATTGTTAAGATCAGTGGCGTCTACTTGTCCAAAAGCAGGGACGGAAGCAGCGGTTAATGATGCATTGGGAAACTGCCGATAGCGGATGCCATCAGTCGACACCCAGACTGTCCCCAACTCAAGGAACAACCCATCAAAGCTGTTCTCAAAGATGACAAAGTCCCAGCCCGGGCCGTTGGAGATACCATTTGGGAAGCTCAGAACAATTTCGCCGCCTCGTCCCAATGAAACAATCTCAAAAGCTGTTCCCTCTGCCTGGCCAAGCGCTTTTTCCGGTGTCCTCCAGACTTCATCAACCGCTTCGCCATAGGTAATCGATTCTACGGAACTTGCCCAGGAGACAATCTCTGTCGAGTCGAGAGGTACAGCATCACTGCCTGCCTCGTTTGCTGACGGTGAGAATGGCCCGGATAACAGGCTTAAAAGGAATGCACTCGTTAATGGCAGTGACATGCCATAAAGTGTTGCGTACACTACAGAAAGTCCAAGGAAAAAAGTAATTCGAACAGGACAAGGGCGTGGAGTTTTTTTTATCGTCTTACGCTGATACTATGATTGATGGCCTAATTTGCTTCGTTTTTCAGGCTAATGGCCTGATAAGGATGCCAGTCCAGAATATTGGCGTGCCAGCCTTCGACAGCTGGATTGACCAGGTAGACACTCATATAGAAGTAAATCGGGATGACCGGCATTTCTTTCAAAGCCATTGCTTCAGCTTCCTGTAGAATCGTAAATCGTTTCTCAGGATCGGAGGTGCGTGAAGCCTCGTCGAGGAGTTCATCAAACTCCAGAGACGCCCAGCCCGTATGGTTGTTGCCTGAGTAAGATGCCATCAAATCGAGGAAATTGATTGGATCGACAAAGTCTCCAATCCAGGAAGCCCGGGCGATGTCATAGTCCTTCTGTCGTCGAGAGTTCAAGTAGACTTTCCAGTCCTGATTAATAAGGCTTACGTCTATCCCGAGGTTCTTCTTCCACATTTGCTGGATTGCCTCAGCAATTAGCTTATGACTTTCGGAGCTATTATAAAGCAGTTCGATCACCGGGAAATTTTTGCCTCCTGGGAATCCGGCATCCGCCAGTAACTTTTGGGCTTCTTCCACGTTTTCCTGAACATTATATTCAGTAGTATAGCCACCTGTGTTGGGAGGGGTGAAGTGAAGTGCCGGTAATTGACCGCCCTTGAGTATCTTCTCAGTAATCAGTTTCCGATCAATCGCCATTGAAAGGGCCTTTCTAACCTCAATATTGTCCAAAGGCGGCCTCGTTGTGTTGATCGTGTAGTAATATATTCCGAGATATGGGTTAATGCGCAGGTCTTTGCTGCCGCTTGCCCGGTAACTATCGACTTTGGAAAGAGGAATGCTTTTCGTGATATGTACCTGGCCTGCGCGAAATGCACGTTCCTCAGTATTGAGATTTTCAATCGGCAAAAAGTGGATGCCATTCAGAGCTACAGCATCGTTGTCCCAGTAGTTTGTGTTTCGAGTGACGACCAGATCATCGTTCACACTCCATTTTTTCAGTGCAAAAGGACCATTGGAAACCATATTGCCCGGACGAGTCCAACGCGTTCCCAGTTCATCCATCTCGCCATGCTTCAGGATTGTCGGGGGATGAACTGGATACCATGACAGGTGAAGAATCAGAGACAGAAAGTAGGGAGTAGGGGATTCCAGATCAATTTGCAGGGTGTGATCATCTATGGCTTTAACGCCGACCTCAGCGAAATCATCGATCTCACCTTGATTGAATTTCGACGCATTCAGAATCGGATAGAGCATATAGGCATACTGAGACCCCAAATTCGGAGACAATATACGCTTGTAGGAAAACTCAAAGTCGTGCGCGGTAATTGGATCTCCATTTGACCAAAGTGCATCTTTTCGAAAAAAGAAAGTGTAACGTTTGCCGTCTTCACTGGCTTCGTAGCTTTCCGCAACTGCCGGCTCGGGATCTAGTGTGACTGGATTTGGCTTCATCAAGCCTTCAAACAGAGAAAGCAGGATGTCGAATTCAATGACCCCAGTGGCTAATTGAGGGTCGAGCGTTGCCGGATCTGCGCCATTTGCCTTGAGTAGTATTTGCTCTTTGTTCGCTCGCTCTACCGGAGTTATTCTTTCGCTGCAACCAGTGAAAAAAAAGATGATAAAAAGAGATAAATTTATAAGGGAGAAGACTTGCTTCGCTTGCATATGGATAACACTTCTCTAAATCCACTAAATTTAGCAAAAAGAAATGTGTAAGGTATTTAAATAAAAGACGATTAATAGAGTAATAAACCCTGTATGAACATATGAATGTGTCGCAGTTTCATCCAGTGCTTTGCAGCTCAAAGCCTTGAAAATAGTGCTGAAAATCTACCTCATAATCAATATTAACAATTTCTTTACCGCTGTAGGGTGAAACCACTGATTGACTTTACAGCCATTTAACCTAAACTGATAGCTACTACTCAATTACCAGATATAGGCTACAAATGCTTACAACAGCAGGAGAAAATCACCGAAACACTCTCAAATCCGGCTTCAGTCTTGTTGAGATCATGATTGCCATGTCATTACTGGGGATCGTTGCACTTGGGCTGGGAAAGGCGATGATTCAGTCGCGCAAAATGGCTGAGAGTTCAATTTATGCGACTACAGCTCATGGCGTGGCTTATGGGTATGCAGAACAAATCATGGCACTGGATTATGTTGATTTCGAGTCCAGTGTTAAAGACAACGCCGTACCGGTAACCCTTAAGGCAATTTCACCGTCCTCGACCTCTGGCTCTGTAGAGATTGATGATCCACTTTATATTGGTGTCTGGACGGACAAAGACATTGTCATCGACGTCAAAGGCGAAGGAACAGAAGAACGTTCCATTGTCATGCCAATGAAGTTCTCTCTTTCTGCGACAAGCCTAAACTCAGGAGTTAACCCTCGGGATGCTTATGAGATCAAACTTGCTTATCAGTTTAAGTCTCCGAGTCGTCGCGATGACAGTTGGTTGTCCGACACTATTAACTTCGTCAAGTCGTCCGTTCCAATATACTAAAGCAGATGCAAACTGATTTTAGAATTCAACCTGGAATCGCGGTGAGGCAATCCTTGCTTGAAATGAGAGGGTTCACTCTTACCGAGATAATGATCGCAGTAACCATCTTCTCCTTGCTGATGGTTGGTGCAACTCAGTTCCTTATTGACGGATATGAAGTTACCTTTGTGACCGAAAAGAAGCTCGAGATTAATGCTGATATTCGGGAAGTCACAAACGGAATATTCGATGAAGCTCGTGGAGCCAATTACTTTGTGATGTACCAGAGTTTCTTTCCTGATGACACGGGGACGCCACCAGGAGATTTCAGAAACCCTACCTCAGGTTATAGTGCTGAAGATTACCGCCAGCGAAAAGGGAACTCGGGCGACTTCGTTGTTTTCGTCTACACAGGAGTTGATGCAAACCCCAATGATGCCACGCCTGCACCGATCGAACGTTTGGTTGGATATTTACGAGACGACAGTGCGGCTGATTCCTCTGAAGCTCCGGTTATGCGTTTCGACATTAATATACCAGCAGCCGATCAAAATAAGACTGTAGAAGAGTTAATTCCGACGGTTGATCAAAAAACTAACTTCAAGACGGTCATCAATCTGGTTACAGGTTTAGCCAATGGAAATTTGTTTTATAATGTTGAAGACAGGAGTGTCCTGATTAACGGAAAAATTATTCATGGTAACCAAGCGAAACAGGTTACCGGCACATACAACTTTACCGTCTCACCACGTGGATAATCTTAAAGTTTGGAGAGCGTCATGAAAATTATAGATAATAGAAAAGAAAACAGAGGTTCCGCCTTGGCTGCGGTGATAATGATTGCTGCTGTTATCGGGCTAATTGTAGCTTCAATATTTGAAGGCACTGTTACTGAAATGAAAGTCAATGATCGTTACGTGACAAGGATCAAGGCAAAGACAGCTGCTGAAACTGCGATTGAATATGGTGCCTCTGATCTGTCCTCTCGATTTGAAAGACGCTCATCATTTCCAACGGACGAATTAAAGACAGGAAAAAATCCACTAACCATGCCAGACACGATGGGCTCTTTCTATGGTGGCACTGACATTATGTGGCAGAAAATGGCCATTAATGGAGGTGTCGTTCCTCCTGGTGAATGGGTCTACTTTGACCCAACTGATCCTGCTAACGAATTCGACCCAATGAGAGGACGTCGAGCTTATGTTCGTGAAATTGTTCTCCTTGGTAAGGGAGCAGCAAAGGCCGCTAATGGTGATGAGATTAATGCTTTTGCCACTGAGTTGTTTCAAGTGCGAGATGCACCACTTTTTGCCAACGCTATTTTTTACAATGCGGATCTGGAAATTAATCCTGGAGTGAATATGGACATTTATGGCCCTGTTCACACAAATGGTGACCTGTATGTAGGTGCAAAGTCTGTCGCAAATTTGAGATTTCATGACAAAGTGACGACGACAGGCGATGTCATACATGGTGAAAAGAAGCCTGTGCATATCAGTGACGGAAGTAACGTATGGTTCCCTAGCAGCACCAATCCTGAAATTCTACGTAATATGCGTGATGGTAACAGCATTCTCGACTCGAGCGACGCGAACTTCCCGGAAGATGCATCAGAAAGATGGAATGGCTACCTTCAAGATGGCGAAATGGGAGTTGGTCCACAGAATGTTGTAGCATTTGATGATTATGTAGCAGACGATTATGCAACTGCTGCAAACGAAAAGACGAATTCCGGTTATGCTTTGATTGAGCCATTATTGCCGACTAACCACGCGGATCGTAAGTCTGATTCACTCAGAGAACAAAAGATGGCTTACAAAGCAGGACTTGTGCTGAAAGTCGTTAGTGATCCAAATCGGTCACATGGGCATGATGAATATTACACTGTAAAAGCATATAAATACTCACGGACTAATGCTGATAATCCACTTAGTAATCCTGTCCTGGATGCAGATGGTAATCTTACACTGACTGAGGTAACCCTACCACCTAATATTGTTGGTGATCCGGAAAGTGATTTTCTCTCTGTGGGTGACAACGTTATCGAACAATACGAAGATGACGATGACTACTGGTGGAAGCCGACAGAGGGCGGTCTTTATGATAATCGCGAAAACAGGGGTGTTGCAACCTTTGGCCTGGATGTTGGGAAGCTAAAGCAGTACATCGACGCAAAAGACAATACTGCCACAGGTTTTGATGGCACCTACGATGTCGACAAAGAATGGAATGGCATTGTTTATGTTGAGTTTCCAACTTCAAGTACTCGAGACTCAACGTCTGGAGAATTTGATTATGGTACCTCATCCGGAAAGAA
The Rubellicoccus peritrichatus DNA segment above includes these coding regions:
- a CDS encoding peptide ABC transporter substrate-binding protein translates to MQAKQVFSLINLSLFIIFFFTGCSERITPVERANKEQILLKANGADPATLDPQLATGVIEFDILLSLFEGLMKPNPVTLDPEPAVAESYEASEDGKRYTFFFRKDALWSNGDPITAHDFEFSYKRILSPNLGSQYAYMLYPILNASKFNQGEIDDFAEVGVKAIDDHTLQIDLESPTPYFLSLILHLSWYPVHPPTILKHGEMDELGTRWTRPGNMVSNGPFALKKWSVNDDLVVTRNTNYWDNDAVALNGIHFLPIENLNTEERAFRAGQVHITKSIPLSKVDSYRASGSKDLRINPYLGIYYYTINTTRPPLDNIEVRKALSMAIDRKLITEKILKGGQLPALHFTPPNTGGYTTEYNVQENVEEAQKLLADAGFPGGKNFPVIELLYNSSESHKLIAEAIQQMWKKNLGIDVSLINQDWKVYLNSRRQKDYDIARASWIGDFVDPINFLDLMASYSGNNHTGWASLEFDELLDEASRTSDPEKRFTILQEAEAMALKEMPVIPIYFYMSVYLVNPAVEGWHANILDWHPYQAISLKNEAN
- a CDS encoding PulJ/GspJ family protein, with product MRGFTLTEIMIAVTIFSLLMVGATQFLIDGYEVTFVTEKKLEINADIREVTNGIFDEARGANYFVMYQSFFPDDTGTPPGDFRNPTSGYSAEDYRQRKGNSGDFVVFVYTGVDANPNDATPAPIERLVGYLRDDSAADSSEAPVMRFDINIPAADQNKTVEELIPTVDQKTNFKTVINLVTGLANGNLFYNVEDRSVLINGKIIHGNQAKQVTGTYNFTVSPRG
- the trpS gene encoding tryptophan--tRNA ligase, which gives rise to MSEEKPVILTCAQSTGKLHLGNYLGAIRNWVSYQEGYECFFGIVDMHAITVPYNPSELRKSSLDCIAQYIACGLDPAKCSLFLQSHVIGHTELAWVLGCLTPLGRLERMTQFKDKSRKQQDEGSAGFIGSGLLTYPVLMAADILLYNADRVPVGEDQKQHLELTRDIATKFNETYSPTFKVPEIDIPKQGARVMSLQNPQSKMSKSDPNQAGSIYLLDEPAVIRKKFQSAVTDSDPDRRISADKQDSGIPNLLEILSAVSGKSIEALEGEFSGASYADFKGAVADAVVDLFEPIQAKYKAISQDKSELNRVLKAGADSAQKRAYKTMSKVYRKAGFVERIR
- a CDS encoding prepilin-type N-terminal cleavage/methylation domain-containing protein — encoded protein: MLTTAGENHRNTLKSGFSLVEIMIAMSLLGIVALGLGKAMIQSRKMAESSIYATTAHGVAYGYAEQIMALDYVDFESSVKDNAVPVTLKAISPSSTSGSVEIDDPLYIGVWTDKDIVIDVKGEGTEERSIVMPMKFSLSATSLNSGVNPRDAYEIKLAYQFKSPSRRDDSWLSDTINFVKSSVPIY